Proteins from one Elgaria multicarinata webbii isolate HBS135686 ecotype San Diego chromosome 3, rElgMul1.1.pri, whole genome shotgun sequence genomic window:
- the LOC134396910 gene encoding TNF receptor-associated factor 2-like — translation MGKLRDSVMPVDPLSNSGLLCQACGFILINPQQAECGHRYCTGCVNGLFRDAERVLCHTCKTRLSRKQFHNDKAAENDALATEVACPNFDCTWTGTLSSYQEHTCPPVARLGTARKAPFALGDQNKDEKQKPCWSLSSPLMGDPSLNMEAVQLRMEALELVVVSLRRQLTSQVATVKSLQRCCSQYEKMLRTSRETHIIPRGTKEPGPTSPELVSTDGVLVWKVENFSKLLKDAKVGKRRSIYSPAFATHAFGYHLCVRLYPDGDGIGQGGHLSLFLALAKGPYDDVLPWPFQQKVTFTLLDPKRRKSPVTETFLPDPHCSSFHQPRERLNVASGSPLFASHLEIPSYLKDDALYLKVVVDLAGIEI, via the exons ATGGGAAAGCTCAGGGACTCCGTGATGCCCGTGGACCCGCTTAGCAACTCGGGATTGCTCTGCCAGGCGTGTGGATTTATCCTGATCAACCCGCAGCAGGCGGAGTGCGGGCATCGCTACTGCACGGGCTGCGTGAACGGGCTGTTCAG GGACGCAGAAAGGGTTCTGTGCCACACTTGCAAGACACGCCTGAGTCGCAAACAG TTCCACAACGACAAAGCAGCCGAAAACGATGCTCTGGCCACAGAAGTTGCCTGTCCAAATTTTGACTGCACTTGGACCGGAACCCTGAGTTCATACCAG GAGCACACCTGCCCCCCTGTGGCACGCCTTGGAACTGCAAGGAAAGCGCCCTTTGCCCTTGGAGATCAGAATAAGGATGAAAAGCAAAAGCCCTGTTGGAGCCTCAGTAGCCCCCTCATG GGTGATCCTTCCTTGAACATGGAAGCTGTCCAACTGCGCATGGAGGCCTTGGAGCTGGTGGTGGTGTCTCTTCGTCGACAGCTGACCAGCCAGGTGGCCACAGTGAAGTCCCTCCAGCGCTGCTGCTCCCAGTATGAGAAGATGCTGAGGACTTCTCGGGAGACGCACATCATCCCCCGTGGGACCAAGGAGCCTGGCCCGACGTCTCCCGAGCTGGTCAGCACCGACGGGGTCCTGGTGTGGAAAGTGGAGAACTTCTCCAAGCTCTTGAAGGACGCCAAAGTCGGAAAGAGGCGCTCCATCTACTCTCCAGCCTTCGCCACCCATGCTTTTGGGTACCACCTCTGCGTCCGGCTGTACCCTGATGGAGATGGGATCGGCCAAGGCGGCCATCTTTCACTCTTCCTTGCCTTGGCCAAGGGGCCCTATGATGACGTCCTTCCCTGGCCCTTCCAGCAAAAGGTCACCTTCACCCTCCTGGACCCCAAGCGAAGGAAGTCTCCTGTGACTGAGACCTTCCTTCCAGATCCCCACTGTTCCTCCTTCCACCAGCCTCGGGAAAGGCTCAACGTGGCCAGCGGGAGCCCCCTTTTTGCCAGCCACCTCGAGATTCCCAGCTACCTCAAAGACGACGCGCTGTACCTCAAAGTGGTGGTGGATTTGGCAGGGATCGAAATTTGA